In Arthrobacter sp. StoSoilB5, one genomic interval encodes:
- a CDS encoding aspartate ammonia-lyase: MTTVDQAIPIRSEHDLLGDRDIPANAYWGVHTLRAIENFPITGQPLSTNRHLVRGLAAVKQAAARTNHELGLLDAERAGAIEQACQDVMDGMLQEQFMVDVIQGGAGTSSNMNANEVIANRALEILGHPKGDYSKLHPNDHVNLSQSTNDVYPTAVNLATIFSVKELLLALEELELAFAEKGREFRTVVKMGRTQLQDAVPMTLGQEFGGYAVTIGEDRARLDESHMLIHEINLGATAIGTGLNAPVGYADAACRHLAEITGLPLLTSADLIEATQDVGAFVHLSGVLKRVAVKLSKICNDLRLLSSGPRAGLGEINLPAVQSGSSIMPGKINPVIPEVVSQVAYEVIGNDVTVTMAAEAGQLQLNAFEPIIVHSLHKSISHLEAACRTLTARCVRGITANTERLRLTVEQSIGLVTALNPHIGYASATAIAQEALATGKGVAELVLEHGLLTAAQLEELLSPERLANLSK, translated from the coding sequence ATGACCACCGTCGATCAGGCGATCCCCATCCGCTCCGAACACGACCTCCTGGGGGACCGCGATATTCCCGCGAACGCCTACTGGGGCGTTCACACCCTCCGGGCAATCGAGAATTTCCCCATCACAGGACAGCCGTTGTCCACCAACCGCCACCTGGTCCGCGGCCTCGCCGCGGTAAAACAAGCGGCGGCACGTACCAACCACGAGCTCGGCCTCCTCGATGCCGAACGCGCCGGAGCCATTGAGCAGGCCTGCCAGGATGTCATGGATGGCATGCTCCAGGAGCAGTTCATGGTGGATGTGATCCAGGGCGGCGCGGGTACGAGTTCCAACATGAACGCCAACGAGGTCATCGCCAACCGTGCCTTGGAAATCCTTGGCCACCCCAAGGGCGACTACTCCAAGCTGCACCCCAATGACCACGTCAACCTGAGCCAGTCCACCAACGATGTCTACCCCACCGCGGTGAACCTCGCCACGATCTTCTCCGTGAAGGAACTCCTCCTCGCGCTGGAAGAACTCGAGCTGGCTTTTGCCGAGAAGGGCCGCGAGTTCCGCACGGTTGTGAAGATGGGCCGCACCCAGCTTCAGGACGCCGTTCCCATGACCTTGGGCCAGGAATTCGGCGGATACGCGGTGACCATCGGCGAGGACCGTGCGCGCCTGGACGAGTCCCACATGCTGATCCATGAGATCAACCTTGGAGCCACCGCCATTGGCACGGGCCTGAACGCGCCGGTCGGTTACGCAGATGCTGCCTGCCGTCACCTGGCAGAAATCACTGGCCTTCCGCTCCTCACGTCGGCTGACCTCATCGAGGCCACGCAGGACGTCGGCGCCTTCGTGCACCTGTCCGGCGTGCTCAAGCGCGTGGCAGTTAAGCTCTCCAAGATTTGCAACGACCTCCGCCTGCTGTCCTCCGGACCGCGTGCGGGTTTGGGCGAGATCAACCTGCCGGCTGTACAGTCCGGCTCGTCGATCATGCCCGGCAAGATCAATCCGGTGATCCCGGAAGTGGTCAGCCAAGTGGCTTACGAGGTCATCGGCAACGATGTCACAGTCACCATGGCCGCGGAGGCGGGCCAGCTTCAGCTGAACGCCTTCGAACCGATCATTGTGCACAGCCTGCACAAGAGCATCTCCCACCTGGAAGCAGCGTGCCGCACCCTTACGGCACGCTGCGTCCGGGGCATCACCGCAAACACCGAACGGCTACGGCTTACCGTGGAGCAGTCGATCGGTCTCGTCACGGCATTGAACCCCCACATCGGTTATGCCTCCGCCACGGCCATCGCCCAAGAAGCGCTGGCTACCGGCAAGGGTGTTGCAGAACTCGTCCTGGAGCACGGTCTGCTGACCGCTGCCCAGCTTGAGGAACTGCTCAGCCCGGAACGTCTGGCAAACCTGAGCAAGTAA
- a CDS encoding asparaginase: MPQVTAAAAAQTAQRTPSHVPLVEQTRDGLVESIHYGSLIALNADGSSAIEAGEPDAPMYPRSSLKPLQAVALLRAGLDIPQNLLALTAASHSGAAMHRDGAAEILALHGLTEAVLGNSTDLPYGVAEREEWLRAGNGPTQLAQNCSGKHASMTAVCVINGWPVEGYLSPEHPLQVLVRDTITELTGEDAAAVSTDGCGTPLFAHTLHGMARAYGRLAAADQSTHEGKVAHAMRRFPEMVAGEGRDVTALMRAVPGLLAKDGFEGLQLVGLPDGRGIAVKISDGGDRARMPVTVEVLRQLGVDGGSLDTLHSPPVLGGGLPVGELRAAQFFSKN, from the coding sequence ATGCCCCAAGTGACCGCGGCAGCAGCGGCCCAAACAGCACAGAGAACGCCAAGCCACGTCCCGCTCGTCGAACAGACCCGCGACGGCTTGGTGGAGAGCATCCACTACGGATCGCTGATCGCCCTCAATGCCGATGGCAGCAGTGCCATCGAAGCCGGCGAGCCGGACGCGCCGATGTACCCGCGCTCCTCCCTTAAGCCGCTCCAGGCCGTAGCACTCCTCCGCGCCGGCTTGGACATCCCCCAGAACCTCCTCGCCCTCACAGCCGCCAGCCATTCCGGCGCGGCAATGCACCGCGACGGCGCCGCCGAAATCCTGGCGCTTCATGGCCTGACCGAAGCGGTGCTGGGCAACAGCACGGACCTGCCATACGGCGTCGCTGAGCGCGAAGAGTGGCTCCGCGCCGGCAACGGCCCCACCCAACTTGCGCAGAACTGCTCAGGCAAGCACGCGTCCATGACCGCCGTGTGCGTCATCAACGGCTGGCCTGTGGAGGGATACCTGAGCCCGGAGCACCCGCTTCAGGTCCTGGTTCGTGACACCATCACCGAACTGACCGGCGAGGATGCGGCGGCTGTGAGCACCGATGGCTGCGGCACACCGCTGTTTGCCCACACGCTGCACGGCATGGCCCGTGCTTATGGCCGCTTGGCCGCCGCTGACCAAAGCACCCACGAGGGCAAAGTTGCCCACGCCATGCGCCGCTTCCCCGAGATGGTCGCCGGTGAAGGCCGCGACGTCACCGCGCTGATGCGCGCCGTCCCGGGGCTGCTTGCCAAGGACGGTTTTGAAGGCCTCCAGCTGGTGGGCTTGCCGGACGGCCGCGGCATCGCCGTGAAGATCTCCGACGGCGGTGACCGCGCGCGGATGCCCGTCACCGTTGAGGTTCTCCGCCAGTTGGGGGTCGACGGCGGCAGCTTGGACACGCTTCACAGCCCACCGGTGCTGGGCGGCGGCCTTCCGGTCGGCGAGCTCCGCGCAGCGCAATTTTTCAGCAAGAACTAA